Proteins from a single region of Nitrospira sp.:
- a CDS encoding lipase family protein — protein MKAVQNRGRTFDALFNPKYYAPFPGIDGPDRFRAVWRSDPDYVFANIAHAAYVDDAFNQTLLGKLGATIKSYASEADHHGVIRGRQAILVHWDEVAIVSFRGTEGTEQVTVQTPEFLRKAAEVVGFELPERLNTFLATDILDDLNFLQVPYNGAEVHRGFLAATMELWPKIEADLNSFQTTDDREVYVTGHSLGAAMALIAGMTRKFNRIVTFGEPRVGKHITQNSLVVSTPHTRYVNDRDPVTTIVPTVPPFSFEHHGEERPISDSKKNDDNRLFDHSIINYAQILGDGVAGVR, from the coding sequence ATGAAGGCGGTTCAAAACAGAGGTCGAACTTTTGATGCACTGTTCAATCCAAAATACTACGCCCCGTTTCCTGGCATTGATGGACCAGACAGATTCCGAGCTGTGTGGCGAAGCGATCCTGATTATGTCTTCGCGAACATAGCGCATGCGGCGTATGTGGATGATGCATTTAATCAGACCTTGCTCGGGAAGCTGGGGGCAACCATTAAGTCTTATGCCAGCGAGGCGGATCACCACGGCGTTATCAGAGGACGACAGGCGATCTTGGTACATTGGGACGAGGTTGCGATTGTGTCGTTTCGTGGAACGGAAGGGACAGAACAGGTCACCGTTCAAACGCCGGAGTTTTTACGAAAGGCGGCGGAAGTTGTCGGCTTCGAACTACCAGAGCGACTGAACACATTTTTAGCGACGGACATTCTCGACGATCTGAACTTCCTCCAAGTTCCTTACAATGGAGCCGAGGTTCATCGGGGGTTTCTAGCCGCGACAATGGAGCTCTGGCCGAAGATTGAGGCCGATCTCAATTCGTTCCAAACAACCGATGATAGGGAGGTGTATGTGACGGGGCATAGTTTGGGGGCGGCCATGGCGCTTATTGCGGGGATGACCCGCAAGTTCAACCGGATTGTGACCTTCGGCGAGCCACGTGTGGGAAAGCACATCACACAGAATAGCCTCGTTGTCTCAACCCCCCACACGCGCTATGTGAACGACCGTGATCCTGTGACGACCATTGTGCCGACCGTACCGCCATTCTCCTTTGAACATCATGGTGAGGAGCGGCCAATCTCAGATTCGAAGAAGAACGACGACAATCGGCTCTTCGACCATTCGATCATTAACTATGCGCAAATCCTGGGAGATGGAGTGGCGGGGGTGAGGTAG
- a CDS encoding metal-binding protein SmbP, protein MISTFCRGVAVLGTLGMLVSVPVLNAQPSPAGNVLDSIAHAKEAVEHGKQGHADAVATHAEKSRNYAERGGKNPHLGEGIKHLTEAIEHGKAGHADVATQHAEAALTHLNEAK, encoded by the coding sequence ATGATCAGTACATTCTGTCGTGGTGTAGCGGTTCTAGGTACGCTTGGGATGCTGGTGAGCGTCCCTGTGCTCAACGCTCAACCGTCTCCAGCCGGGAACGTCTTAGACTCCATTGCGCATGCGAAAGAAGCGGTGGAGCACGGCAAACAAGGGCATGCTGACGCAGTGGCGACGCATGCGGAAAAGTCACGGAATTATGCCGAACGAGGCGGGAAAAATCCGCATTTGGGCGAAGGGATCAAGCATCTGACGGAAGCCATTGAGCATGGTAAGGCGGGCCATGCCGACGTTGCCACGCAACATGCCGAAGCGGCGCTGACGCATTTGAACGAAGCAAAGTAA
- a CDS encoding M36 family metallopeptidase: protein MKQSPPSWLSHLACMSLALFLVLGEFMPSHAWGAPDPALPGKQGGLHQPIQLAGKADPNLLPLWAVLEGKAKGKITGFWRHGSGSPHTIYGALSETMRPSESSVRRFLSEHAQLFRLDSTLTDLSVTKQTESLIGSQFVFTQRHQGIPVYDGQIKVQFDGEGRIRAVNNSYVPLVGLVDPTPVITRDEAIAAGRTHLEKSQSQGLSDEAVPPPTASLVVYVEEGTPTLAWEVIHHTWGPTWQIFVDTKTGQVLKPTEDLNRYAPPTRGVGQVFVTNAVVATGDPSLRDNDDAASTVPSSAYKTVGLERLSGTGYLEGAYASSSASKKRVYSPTHQFLFDRSLNGLSETMGYYFLDFAQQRIQELGFTGAKSINARQQVFSIDRYAKDNSFFSSSSKNITFGTGGVDDAEDAEVIWHEYGHSIQDNLVERFGNKAESGAMGEGFGDYWSGTLGERYNTILLNGVPEKVCLAEWDSTTYRTGTPTCLRRLDGNKHYPEDMVGEVHDDGEMWSAALWLIRTALGADKADRVILQHHILLPKDATFNMAGHALIETACSLKYPVSELARILRARGFETNGTPFPNACQIP from the coding sequence ATGAAACAATCTCCGCCTTCATGGCTGTCTCATCTGGCTTGCATGTCCCTCGCTCTCTTCCTCGTCCTCGGTGAGTTTATGCCTTCTCACGCATGGGGAGCCCCCGATCCTGCTTTGCCAGGGAAGCAAGGTGGCCTTCATCAGCCAATACAACTGGCTGGAAAAGCGGATCCAAATCTCCTTCCGCTCTGGGCGGTGCTTGAGGGGAAGGCAAAGGGCAAAATCACTGGATTCTGGAGACATGGATCTGGTTCACCGCACACCATCTATGGGGCGCTTTCTGAAACCATGAGACCGTCCGAATCATCGGTGCGACGATTCCTGTCTGAGCATGCCCAACTCTTCAGGCTCGATTCGACTCTCACCGACCTGTCTGTGACAAAACAGACTGAGAGCCTCATCGGTTCCCAGTTTGTCTTCACGCAACGACATCAGGGCATTCCGGTCTATGACGGGCAGATCAAAGTGCAATTCGACGGAGAAGGTCGAATCAGAGCCGTCAATAATTCATATGTTCCACTGGTCGGTCTCGTCGATCCGACTCCGGTGATAACTCGTGATGAAGCCATCGCAGCGGGGCGCACCCACCTTGAGAAGAGTCAATCTCAAGGGCTTTCCGATGAAGCCGTTCCGCCCCCGACCGCCAGCCTGGTTGTCTATGTCGAGGAGGGCACGCCCACGCTAGCCTGGGAAGTGATCCACCACACATGGGGACCGACCTGGCAAATATTCGTCGACACCAAAACCGGCCAGGTGCTGAAACCCACGGAGGATCTGAATCGGTACGCCCCGCCGACCCGAGGGGTGGGACAGGTGTTCGTCACGAATGCCGTTGTAGCCACGGGCGACCCATCATTGCGAGACAACGACGATGCAGCGTCGACTGTCCCCTCGTCGGCTTACAAGACGGTAGGCTTGGAGCGATTGTCAGGAACCGGCTATCTGGAAGGAGCCTATGCCTCAAGCAGTGCTTCGAAGAAGCGTGTCTACAGCCCGACTCATCAATTTCTCTTCGATCGGAGCCTCAATGGGTTGAGTGAAACGATGGGCTACTACTTTTTGGATTTCGCCCAACAGCGCATCCAAGAGTTAGGGTTTACCGGTGCCAAGTCGATCAACGCTCGACAGCAAGTGTTTAGTATTGATCGTTATGCGAAAGATAACTCCTTTTTTTCCTCTTCCTCCAAGAACATTACCTTTGGGACAGGCGGCGTCGATGATGCAGAAGATGCCGAAGTGATCTGGCACGAGTACGGACATTCGATTCAAGACAATCTGGTTGAACGGTTCGGCAATAAGGCTGAGTCAGGAGCAATGGGGGAGGGATTTGGGGACTATTGGTCTGGGACGTTAGGAGAGCGGTACAACACGATCTTGCTCAATGGGGTCCCTGAAAAAGTCTGTCTGGCGGAATGGGATTCGACGACCTATCGAACCGGCACGCCCACGTGTTTGCGGCGTTTGGATGGGAATAAACATTACCCTGAAGACATGGTTGGGGAAGTACACGACGATGGGGAAATGTGGTCAGCGGCGCTGTGGCTGATCCGCACAGCGCTCGGTGCAGACAAGGCTGATCGTGTCATTCTGCAGCATCATATCCTGCTCCCCAAAGATGCCACGTTTAATATGGCGGGACATGCGCTGATAGAGACGGCATGCTCGTTGAAATATCCGGTCTCGGAACTGGCAAGAATTCTCCGCGCGAGAGGATTTGAAACGAACGGCACGCCGTTTCCTAACGCTTGTCAAATTCCGTGA
- a CDS encoding toll/interleukin-1 receptor domain-containing protein: MAGFFLSYRRDDSAGFAGRLADDLEATFGADTVFRDVDDIRPGEDFVQAIESHMKTVDVVLVMMGPRWLTAGTDGTRRLNDPHDFVRQEIAAALSSGRPVIPLLVGGAVMPSETDLPAAIVGLARRQAVVLSDASWRGDVERLVKSLRELLPNQDTQAGAEGQAGKPGSLNLQLMLAGLAAIVVLGAVIMLQKPSTAPVPFEPAAVTKPTVDVTGRWTARVQYSWGDQHDEVFEFKYLGSALHGTATYLKGRLTIEQVKLEGDWISFSTRSQERVGDDNPWKEVTHRYIGQVMSDTIRFTLEASGGYSVHPSVEFTAQRVPTP; this comes from the coding sequence ATGGCCGGCTTCTTTCTTTCCTACCGACGGGATGACAGCGCCGGGTTTGCTGGGCGACTGGCGGATGACCTGGAAGCGACTTTTGGTGCTGACACGGTGTTCCGCGACGTGGACGATATCCGCCCCGGCGAGGATTTCGTGCAGGCCATCGAATCCCACATGAAGACGGTCGATGTCGTGCTGGTGATGATGGGCCCGCGTTGGCTGACGGCCGGAACTGACGGCACAAGACGGCTGAACGATCCGCATGATTTTGTGCGTCAAGAGATTGCGGCGGCTCTTAGCTCAGGAAGACCAGTCATTCCTCTGTTGGTGGGCGGCGCCGTCATGCCTAGCGAGACCGACCTGCCGGCTGCAATCGTTGGTCTGGCTCGTCGCCAAGCGGTCGTGTTGTCTGATGCCAGCTGGCGTGGTGATGTAGAACGGTTGGTGAAGAGTCTGCGAGAGCTGTTGCCTAATCAGGACACGCAGGCTGGTGCGGAAGGACAGGCGGGCAAGCCAGGGTCTCTGAATCTTCAACTGATGTTGGCTGGGCTGGCAGCGATTGTCGTGCTGGGTGCCGTGATCATGCTGCAGAAGCCATCCACCGCGCCTGTGCCTTTCGAGCCTGCCGCAGTGACCAAACCAACCGTAGATGTCACGGGACGCTGGACGGCCCGAGTGCAGTACAGTTGGGGTGACCAGCATGATGAGGTCTTTGAATTCAAATACCTGGGAAGCGCATTACACGGTACTGCCACCTATCTCAAGGGACGTCTCACCATTGAGCAGGTCAAACTTGAAGGCGACTGGATCAGTTTCAGTACTCGCAGCCAGGAGAGGGTAGGTGACGACAATCCCTGGAAGGAGGTCACCCATCGCTACATAGGACAGGTCATGTCTGATACTATTCGGTTTACCCTTGAAGCCAGTGGTGGCTATTCCGTTCACCCGTCGGTAGAGTTTACCGCTCAGCGGGTACCAACGCCCTGA
- a CDS encoding TIR domain-containing protein: MSDSMPNNEQFDVFLCHNGEDKPEIRQIADQLSHRGLKPWLDEREIRPGTAWQVVLEEQIKIIKTAAVFVGKSGIGPWQNMEMRAFLSEFVERACPVIPVVLPSATVTPKLPILLKSLHWVDLRETEPDPYKQLIWGITNKKPDQQTADVFVNEPKVNRGVEESNLLPDKAKIILELRLPGDVDTFSEKHQQMLMRSIKTQFKIDEVKLTRVVAGSVRLYLELRPEDADKVYTAGKVGQLAELSVSEARLYPAIAVPPDQEQRAQLLILLDRVQEYWVDGVLMQSLYHEVLISLGKHAMDEAVEPPWKHIVAIPDQRRHLLLKDRNINTVFDAMGLLLILGEPGSGKTTSLLELAAALIVRAKNDSKERVPIVLNLSSWEKNQSIEEWLAVELSAKYRIPKSIATAWLEQDYLLPLLDGLDEVQIIFQPDCVAAINQFIENKKPSGMVVCCRLKEYQWLPERLHLNGAVCLEPLSPEDVNEFLLAGGPQLAGLQQALRSDPDLRELTKTPLMLSIMSLASEGVDSKNLNLGGAVSSTVRREHILQLYVERMFERKGSTANSLLKNQAIDWLSWLAGKMKEQSQSVFMVEELQPSWLSSRRQRLAYEAVTALGVGLLFWLLIGLGSILFFGFKEGLGDGLFAGLTSGVVVFLGCRSTSSLKNIVMSGFVGGLVAVIFALSFKSANALEGGNWLAFMVIGMLVGCLPGGLGIGLLNEIHPVETMRLRLKQFWRKAIAVSVIGLGAGLFLGLLKGLVDGLSEGLRVGREIAAAIAVFFGLSFGLSGGLIDMVRVDKAIPNQGIKLSLKNGLAAFLICGLLTGLVAALWLYDNSAVAIGLFTGLSVGLNRGGSAVVKHYALRLILWLTGSTPFRFIPFLDHCAKLILLKKVGGGYMFIHRTLLEYFAGLPPQAHSVRKE; this comes from the coding sequence ATGAGCGATTCCATGCCCAATAACGAACAGTTCGATGTTTTCCTCTGCCACAACGGTGAGGACAAACCGGAGATCCGCCAGATTGCCGATCAGTTGTCGCATAGGGGGCTCAAACCATGGCTAGATGAACGGGAAATACGGCCTGGGACAGCATGGCAAGTAGTTCTTGAAGAGCAGATTAAAATCATCAAGACAGCCGCCGTGTTTGTCGGAAAGAGTGGTATCGGCCCCTGGCAAAACATGGAAATGAGGGCCTTTCTTAGTGAGTTTGTCGAGCGCGCCTGCCCTGTGATTCCCGTAGTCTTGCCCTCAGCAACGGTAACGCCGAAACTCCCAATCCTGCTCAAGAGTCTGCATTGGGTGGATCTGCGAGAAACCGAGCCAGACCCGTACAAGCAACTGATTTGGGGAATCACTAACAAAAAGCCTGACCAACAAACCGCTGATGTGTTCGTAAACGAGCCAAAGGTTAATCGAGGAGTTGAAGAGAGTAATCTGCTTCCTGATAAAGCAAAAATAATTCTTGAGCTTCGCTTGCCAGGAGATGTGGATACATTTTCGGAAAAGCACCAGCAGATGTTGATGAGGTCAATCAAGACTCAGTTCAAAATCGATGAAGTCAAACTGACGAGAGTTGTGGCCGGTAGCGTTCGCCTGTACCTCGAACTACGCCCGGAAGATGCTGACAAGGTGTACACTGCGGGTAAAGTAGGACAACTTGCTGAGTTGTCTGTTTCAGAAGCGCGGCTCTATCCGGCAATTGCCGTTCCTCCAGATCAAGAACAACGCGCGCAACTGCTGATCCTTCTTGATCGTGTTCAGGAGTATTGGGTTGATGGGGTGCTGATGCAGTCTCTCTACCATGAGGTGCTGATTTCTCTTGGCAAGCATGCGATGGATGAGGCTGTTGAACCACCATGGAAGCACATCGTTGCTATTCCAGATCAGCGTCGCCATCTACTCCTGAAGGATCGCAACATCAATACTGTGTTTGACGCGATGGGCTTGCTCCTCATCCTGGGCGAGCCGGGTTCCGGGAAGACGACTAGCTTGCTAGAGCTTGCTGCTGCCTTGATTGTCAGAGCAAAGAACGATTCCAAGGAACGAGTACCTATCGTGTTGAATCTCTCTAGCTGGGAGAAGAATCAGTCCATTGAGGAATGGCTTGCGGTTGAGCTATCTGCAAAGTACCGCATTCCAAAATCGATCGCAACGGCGTGGCTAGAACAGGATTATCTCCTGCCGCTGTTGGATGGACTGGATGAAGTTCAAATTATCTTCCAACCGGATTGCGTGGCGGCCATCAATCAGTTCATCGAGAACAAGAAGCCGTCAGGCATGGTTGTGTGTTGTCGCCTGAAGGAATATCAGTGGCTTCCCGAACGCCTACATCTGAACGGTGCAGTCTGCCTCGAACCGTTGAGCCCAGAAGATGTGAACGAGTTTCTGCTAGCCGGTGGCCCACAATTAGCGGGACTTCAACAGGCGCTTAGGAGTGATCCTGATTTGCGAGAATTGACGAAGACGCCGTTGATGCTGAGCATCATGAGCTTGGCCAGTGAAGGTGTTGACAGCAAGAATTTGAATTTGGGCGGGGCGGTTTCTTCGACGGTACGTCGAGAGCACATCTTGCAGCTTTATGTTGAACGGATGTTTGAGAGAAAAGGATCAACTGCGAATTCACTTCTCAAAAATCAGGCCATAGACTGGCTCTCGTGGTTGGCTGGAAAAATGAAAGAGCAGTCACAGTCGGTGTTCATGGTGGAGGAACTTCAACCTAGCTGGTTGAGTTCCAGGAGACAACGGTTGGCTTATGAGGCGGTGACGGCATTGGGTGTCGGACTGCTCTTCTGGTTGCTAATTGGTTTGGGCTCCATACTGTTCTTCGGGTTTAAAGAGGGGCTAGGGGATGGGCTGTTTGCTGGGTTGACCTCAGGAGTGGTCGTTTTTCTGGGCTGTCGGTCAACATCATCACTAAAAAATATCGTCATGAGTGGGTTTGTCGGTGGGTTAGTCGCCGTAATATTTGCACTATCATTCAAATCAGCCAATGCCCTAGAAGGGGGAAACTGGCTGGCGTTCATGGTGATCGGCATGCTAGTGGGTTGTCTGCCAGGCGGTTTGGGGATTGGTTTGCTGAATGAAATACATCCCGTTGAAACTATGCGTTTGCGATTGAAACAGTTCTGGAGAAAAGCGATTGCAGTCTCGGTCATAGGGCTAGGTGCTGGTCTATTCCTTGGGCTATTGAAAGGTCTAGTTGACGGACTCAGCGAAGGGTTGAGAGTCGGTCGGGAAATTGCAGCAGCTATTGCAGTGTTTTTCGGGCTGAGCTTTGGTTTAAGCGGTGGGTTGATCGATATGGTTAGAGTTGATAAGGCCATTCCCAATCAAGGAATTAAATTATCACTGAAAAATGGATTAGCTGCATTTTTAATATGCGGCTTGCTCACAGGGTTGGTCGCCGCGCTGTGGTTATATGATAATAGTGCCGTGGCTATCGGACTGTTCACCGGGCTAAGCGTGGGGCTCAATCGTGGTGGTTCAGCGGTGGTGAAACACTACGCACTACGATTAATCCTCTGGCTGACCGGCTCCACGCCTTTTCGGTTCATTCCGTTCCTCGACCATTGCGCCAAACTGATTCTCCTCAAGAAGGTCGGTGGTGGTTACATGTTCATCCACCGGACTCTCCTCGAATACTTTGCGGGACTTCCGCCACAAGCTCACAGTGTGCGAAAAGAATAG
- a CDS encoding class I SAM-dependent rRNA methyltransferase, producing the protein MGNDRTPTAHVRLTAARGPESRHLWLYAGHVGSLVGQAAAGDLVDVLTADGKFYGRGLYNPASKIRVRLLTFEDEPIDETFWRGRIQQAIRLRQRVVTQSNAYRLIYAEGDRLPGLIVDRYDQLLVMQCLSFGMDSRKELIANVLMKELDITSVYLRNEAKSRQLEGLPLERRFLSGGGSTQVEIQEGPAKFLVDVEKGQKTGWFCDQRENRLAAAKLAAGADVLEVFCHTGAFGIHAALAGAVSVEGLDVSQDTLAMARTHATMNKVEDRCTYRQADAFEDMRKLVKAGRRYDVVMLDPPAFARSQQALAGALTGYKDVNLLGLKLLKPEGFLVTSSCSHPVSEEDLWKSIRLAARDAKRDIRLIVQRGQSADHPILASMPEMRYLKCFIVQVL; encoded by the coding sequence ATGGGAAATGATAGGACACCGACCGCCCACGTTCGTCTCACGGCTGCACGCGGTCCTGAAAGTCGGCATCTGTGGCTCTATGCCGGACATGTCGGATCGCTCGTCGGTCAGGCAGCCGCTGGAGACCTGGTTGATGTGCTGACCGCCGACGGGAAATTCTATGGACGTGGTCTCTATAATCCCGCCTCGAAAATCCGTGTCCGTCTCCTCACGTTTGAGGATGAGCCAATCGACGAAACGTTCTGGCGCGGTCGAATTCAGCAGGCGATCCGCCTCCGGCAGCGCGTCGTTACACAGTCCAATGCGTACCGGCTGATTTATGCGGAAGGCGATCGACTGCCAGGCTTGATCGTGGATCGGTACGATCAACTACTGGTCATGCAGTGCCTTTCGTTCGGCATGGATAGCCGGAAGGAACTGATCGCGAATGTGCTCATGAAGGAATTGGACATCACGAGCGTCTATCTACGGAACGAGGCCAAGAGTCGTCAACTTGAAGGCTTGCCGCTCGAACGAAGGTTTCTCTCGGGCGGCGGCTCGACGCAAGTTGAGATTCAGGAAGGGCCGGCAAAGTTTCTCGTCGATGTTGAAAAGGGCCAGAAGACCGGCTGGTTTTGCGATCAACGGGAAAACCGGCTGGCTGCCGCCAAACTGGCGGCAGGAGCCGACGTATTAGAAGTATTCTGCCATACCGGCGCATTTGGCATCCATGCCGCGCTGGCCGGGGCTGTATCAGTGGAGGGCCTTGATGTCAGTCAAGACACATTGGCCATGGCTCGAACACATGCCACGATGAACAAAGTGGAGGATCGCTGTACCTATCGGCAGGCCGATGCCTTTGAAGACATGCGCAAGTTGGTGAAAGCAGGGCGACGTTATGATGTCGTGATGCTTGATCCGCCGGCTTTTGCTCGTAGCCAACAGGCCCTGGCCGGCGCGTTGACTGGATACAAGGATGTCAATCTACTGGGGTTGAAACTGCTCAAGCCGGAGGGGTTTCTCGTCACGAGCTCTTGCTCCCACCCGGTTTCTGAAGAGGATCTCTGGAAGAGTATTCGTCTCGCAGCACGCGATGCCAAGCGGGACATTCGCCTGATCGTGCAACGAGGCCAGAGCGCCGACCATCCCATCCTCGCCAGCATGCCGGAGATGCGGTACTTGAAGTGTTTTATTGTGCAGGTGTTGTAA
- a CDS encoding alpha-keto acid decarboxylase family protein: MDHKPTIGSVVLDRLHHLGVRHIFGIPGDYVLSLYQLIEASPIRHIGTTREDCAGFAADAYARINGIGAVCVTYCVGGLNTVNAIACAYAERSPVVLLTGSPGLSERTRTPYLHHMVRDFGTQREVFERMTVAAVTLDDPLTAEREMDRAFAALLRYRRPIYIEVPRDMVHCPLTGGMRPMCIEDTPSDPAALEEALSEVRLMLASAKRPAMLVGAEVGRFGLQDDLTRLVEQLNIPIASTLLGKSIIREDHPLYVGVYGGLIAREDVQQFINDSDCLLILGSVLSDVEDLDATSPLLSEGRTIHATADRVAIKHHRYESIKFQDFVQGLVRSPLPSFSRSQRTLPARTVPAPADPDPDAPVTLEGLFRHLDTVLTEKTVVIADVGESLFAAADLHVRHRFEFLSPAYYTSMGFAVPAALGASFADPSLRPIVLVGDGAFQMTGSELASCVRYGQSPIVILLNNRGYSTEREILEGPFNDVHEWQYEKICDLIGGGKGVRVSTQREFQQHLAAALTDHNRLHLLNVLLSPSDRSPGMVRLARRLGKKLSTDKP, from the coding sequence ATGGATCACAAACCAACGATTGGATCCGTCGTCTTAGATCGATTGCACCATCTCGGTGTCCGACATATCTTCGGCATCCCCGGCGACTATGTCCTCTCCCTCTATCAACTGATCGAGGCCTCCCCTATTCGGCACATCGGAACCACACGGGAAGACTGCGCCGGGTTTGCGGCGGACGCCTATGCTCGCATTAACGGTATCGGAGCAGTCTGTGTCACCTATTGCGTCGGCGGGCTCAATACCGTCAACGCCATTGCCTGCGCCTATGCGGAACGGTCGCCGGTGGTGCTCCTGACCGGCTCCCCCGGTTTGTCCGAACGAACCCGCACGCCCTATCTGCATCATATGGTCCGCGACTTCGGGACGCAACGGGAAGTCTTTGAGCGGATGACCGTTGCCGCAGTCACGCTGGACGATCCCTTGACCGCCGAGCGCGAAATGGACCGGGCCTTTGCCGCCCTGCTGCGTTACCGCCGTCCTATTTATATCGAGGTTCCCAGGGACATGGTCCATTGTCCGCTCACCGGCGGCATGCGACCGATGTGCATTGAGGATACACCAAGTGACCCGGCCGCGTTGGAAGAAGCGCTCAGTGAAGTACGGCTCATGCTGGCGTCGGCCAAACGCCCGGCCATGCTCGTGGGGGCAGAAGTCGGTCGGTTCGGCCTCCAGGATGATCTCACCCGGCTCGTCGAGCAACTGAATATTCCCATTGCCTCAACGCTGCTAGGAAAGTCGATCATTCGCGAAGACCATCCGCTCTATGTCGGCGTGTATGGCGGCCTCATCGCTCGAGAAGATGTCCAGCAGTTCATCAACGATTCCGACTGTCTGCTGATCCTGGGATCCGTCCTCTCCGATGTAGAAGATCTGGATGCGACGTCCCCATTGTTATCCGAAGGCCGAACCATCCATGCGACCGCCGACCGAGTCGCCATCAAACACCACCGCTATGAATCCATCAAGTTCCAGGATTTCGTTCAAGGTCTGGTGCGATCGCCGCTCCCCTCTTTTTCGCGTTCCCAACGAACACTTCCGGCCAGAACGGTCCCGGCACCAGCGGATCCGGACCCGGACGCCCCCGTGACATTGGAAGGGCTCTTCCGGCATCTGGATACCGTACTCACAGAGAAGACCGTCGTGATCGCGGACGTGGGTGAATCCCTCTTTGCTGCGGCGGACCTGCATGTCCGCCATCGCTTCGAGTTCCTGTCACCGGCCTACTATACGTCGATGGGGTTTGCCGTCCCGGCAGCCTTAGGCGCCTCGTTCGCCGACCCGAGTCTACGACCGATCGTGTTGGTAGGAGATGGCGCCTTTCAAATGACCGGATCAGAACTGGCTAGCTGTGTCCGCTATGGGCAATCCCCGATTGTCATCCTTTTGAATAACCGTGGCTATTCTACCGAGCGAGAGATTTTGGAGGGCCCCTTTAACGACGTGCATGAATGGCAATACGAAAAAATCTGCGACCTGATCGGAGGCGGGAAAGGTGTACGCGTGAGTACCCAGAGAGAATTCCAGCAGCATCTCGCCGCGGCATTGACCGATCACAATCGCCTCCATCTGCTGAACGTGCTCTTAAGCCCCAGCGACCGCTCCCCCGGCATGGTCCGCCTAGCCAGACGTCTGGGAAAGAAGCTGTCCACCGATAAGCCATAG
- a CDS encoding glycosyl transferase produces MSDFYQNGVVTVLHRLGQPNTEQLEQELERYAKTTPIALVLPSLYAELERPALKRIVEILTDVRYINEIVISLDHASALEFRLAKQFFSQLPQRVRVIWNDGARIQAILNVLVSHEIDIGHQGKGRGCWTAYGYVLARGQSQVIALHDCDIVSYDRQYLARLCYPIANPNLAYEFCKGYYSRVTDRMHGRVTRLFITPLIRSLQLLVGPHPLLSFLDSFRYPLAGEFAMVRDLAWINRIPGDWGLEVGMLAEVYRNCALRRICQADIADAYEHKHQTLSTHNPDAGLLKMCVDITKSLFRNLASEGLVLSESTLKTLRATYLQAAQEAISRYENDAAINSLRFDRHEERRAVEVFLRGMTLATDSFLEDPLGVPMISNWSRVTHAVPDIFHRLMDAVEQDHAWDPAAETRQPVS; encoded by the coding sequence TTGTCGGATTTTTATCAAAATGGCGTCGTCACCGTCCTGCACCGGCTCGGCCAACCCAATACCGAGCAACTTGAGCAGGAACTGGAGCGGTACGCGAAGACAACTCCGATCGCGCTGGTCCTCCCTTCTCTCTATGCGGAACTGGAGCGCCCGGCGCTCAAACGCATCGTGGAGATTTTGACCGACGTTCGCTACATCAATGAAATTGTCATCTCCTTGGATCACGCCTCCGCTTTGGAATTCAGGCTGGCCAAGCAATTCTTTTCCCAACTCCCTCAACGAGTCCGCGTCATCTGGAACGACGGCGCTCGTATTCAAGCCATCCTGAATGTGCTGGTCTCACACGAGATCGACATCGGACACCAAGGCAAAGGGCGCGGGTGTTGGACGGCCTACGGCTATGTCCTGGCCCGTGGGCAGAGCCAGGTCATCGCGCTCCATGACTGCGACATTGTGAGTTACGATCGGCAGTATCTTGCTCGCCTTTGTTACCCCATCGCCAATCCGAATCTTGCCTACGAATTCTGTAAAGGCTACTACAGCCGTGTGACGGACCGGATGCATGGGCGCGTGACCCGGCTCTTCATCACACCGCTCATTCGCAGTCTACAATTGCTGGTTGGGCCGCATCCCCTCCTCTCGTTCCTGGATAGTTTCCGCTACCCGCTGGCCGGCGAATTTGCGATGGTACGAGACTTAGCCTGGATCAATCGTATTCCTGGCGATTGGGGACTCGAAGTGGGCATGTTGGCCGAGGTCTACCGGAATTGTGCGCTCCGGCGAATCTGCCAAGCCGATATCGCCGATGCCTATGAACACAAGCATCAAACTCTCTCCACTCATAATCCGGATGCCGGCCTCCTGAAAATGTGCGTGGACATCACCAAATCGCTCTTCCGCAACCTGGCAAGCGAGGGATTGGTCCTGTCGGAAAGCACCCTCAAGACCTTGCGAGCGACGTACCTGCAGGCCGCGCAGGAAGCCATTAGCCGCTATGAAAATGATGCGGCGATCAACAGCCTGCGCTTCGACCGCCATGAAGAGCGTCGCGCGGTTGAAGTGTTTCTGCGCGGAATGACGCTGGCCACCGATAGTTTTCTTGAAGACCCGCTGGGTGTCCCCATGATCTCGAACTGGAGCCGTGTGACCCACGCCGTCCCCGATATCTTCCATCGGCTCATGGATGCGGTCGAGCAAGACCATGCCTGGGATCCCGCAGCCGAAACACGGCAGCCTGTCTCATGA